One genomic region from Arthrobacter sp. YN encodes:
- a CDS encoding cold-shock protein has protein sequence MALGTVKWFNAEKGFGFITPDDSDGDVFVHYSEIQTGGFKTLDENQRVQFEIGQGAKGPQATGVTVV, from the coding sequence ATGGCACTGGGAACCGTCAAGTGGTTCAACGCTGAAAAGGGCTTCGGCTTTATCACCCCGGATGACTCGGATGGGGACGTTTTTGTTCACTACTCCGAGATCCAGACCGGTGGCTTCAAGACCCTCGATGAGAACCAGCGCGTTCAGTTCGAGATCGGTCAGGGCGCCAAGGGCCCCCAGGCAACCGGCGTTACTGTCGTCTAG